The following DNA comes from Candidatus Methylacidiphilum fumarolicum.
TGGGTTATGGGTGGATGGATGTGGGGAGGAATCGATGAAAAAGAAGCTATCCAAGCAATAATCAAAGCTGTTGAAGGAGGAATCAACATCATTGATACAGCTCCCATTTATGGTTTTGGGAAAGCAGAAGAAATAGTTGGCAAAGCCCTTCGGCTCATAGGAAAATCCCATCCTATTGTCATCGCTACTAAATTTGGTCTTGAATGGAATCAGTTTGGGGAAATTCGGAGAAATTCTTCTCCAACAAGAATCAAACAGGAAATCGAGGATAGCCTAAGACGCCTTGGCCTCTCTGTCATAGATATCTATCAAGTCCACTGGCCAGACTCCAAGGTTCCTTTTGAACAGACCGCAGAGTGTCTTTTGAGGTTAAAGGAACAAGGGAAAATTCGAGCTATAGGGGTCAGCAATTTTTCAACGAAGCAAATGGAACTTTTTAAAAAGGCTGCTCCCATTCATACTAATCAACCGCCTTATAATCTGTTCGAAAGAGAAATTGAAAAAGAACTTTTACCTTATTGTATCAAAGAAGGTATAGCAACCCTGACCTATGGTGTACTCTGTAGGGGATTGTTAACAGGAAAATTTCGTCCTGACTCCACTTTCCCCAATGGGGATCTGAGAAAAATAGATCCAAAGTTTCAAGGAGAAAATTTTCTTCGGTATCTTCAAGCTGTGGAAAAATTTAGACCTATTGCTGCCCGCTACGGAAAATCATTAGCACAATTTGCTGCTTGTTGGGCTCTGATGCAACCTGGAGTGTCTGTTGTGCTTTGGGGAGCCAGACGTCCAAGTCAGATAGAAGAAGCCTTTGGCGCTACTGGATGGCGTTTAGCTCAAGAAGACCTTCGAATGATTGACAAGATCCTTACCGAAACCATCCCTCAACCTATAGGTCCTGAATTTATGGCTCCTATAGAAGGCTAATCGCTCCACGGTTGCTCGGATGCTCTTTGTTGCTTTTATCCAGCCTCTTATCTCTGTGAGGAAAAGATAAAAACAAATTGAACCGTCTTTTCTCTACCGCTATATTGAAAAGCAGTGTTTTAATGGATTGGTGTTTTGGTATTTAATTTCTTCTTCGAAGGCAAAAAAGAAAAGATTGTGTTGAAAATTACCCAAAGGCTGGTTAAAAACTAGCTTCTCTTATATCTTGTCAAATGGATCATTGAAGTGGGTTCACCTTTACATTGAAAAATGGAAAAAATCCCAAGAGAAAGAATTAGAAATTTCTGTATTATCGCCCATGTAGACCATGGGAAGACGACGCTTTCAGATAGGCTTTTACAGATTACGGGAACCGTTGTTGAAAGCAAACTACAAAATCAGATGCTTGATTCCATGGAGCTAGAAAGAGAAAGAGGCATCACCATTAAAGCCCATCCCGTAACCATGACCTATTTCTATCCCAAAGAAAAGCAATACTATCAGCTCAATCTGATCGACACCCCTGGACACGTCGATTTTTCCTATGAAGTTTCTCGAAGTCTTTCGGCCTGCGAAGGAGCCCTTTTAGTCATCGATGCAACACAAGGGATTCAGGCTCAAACGGTTTCTAATGTCTTCCTAGCAGAAAAGCATAATCTCGTTCTTATCCCCGTCATTAATAAGATAGACCTGCCAACGGCAAATCCTGAGCTTGTAAGAAAGCAACTAGAAGAAATTCTTGCTATTCCAGCTGATACAGCCATCCTTGCAAGTGGGAAAGAAGGCATCGGGATTGATGAAATTCTTCAAGCAATCATTCGCCAGATTCCTCCTCCGCGACCTTTTCTCGACCAAATTCTCAGAGCCTTAATTTTCGACTCCGTTTACGATCCTTTTAAAGGAGTCATTCTCTATGTTCGTATGTTTTCGGGAAAAATTAAAAAAGGAGAGAAAATCCTCCTTTTATCGACAAAGAAGTCTTATGAAGTGAAAGAAGTGGGCATTTTCAATCCCAAAATGGTACCAGAAGAGGAATTATATGAAGGCAATTCTGGCTACATCATTGCAAATATTAAAGATCCTTCCGAAATTAAAATCGGCGATACCATAACTTGGGAGACCGGTGGAACATCCTCTCCACTGCCTGGCTTCCAAGAAATTGTACCTATGGTTTTCAGCGGGATCTATCCGCTAAACTCCTCTGAATTTGAAAAACTAAAGAATGCTATTCAAAAGCTACAAATTAATGACCCAGCGATTACCATCAGTCAAGAAAGTTCAGTTGCCCTTGGTTCGGGATTCCGCTGTGGATTCTTAGGACTTCTTCATATGGAGATAGTCCAAGAAAGACTAAGAAGAGAATATGGGGTGGACATACTGACGACCTATCCTAGTGTCGTGTATAAAGTCTATTTGCGTTCCGGAGAAATCCTGGAAGTGGACAATCCTTCCAAACTCCCTGATCCCTCAACCATAGAGCATATCGCAGAGCCCTTAGTAAATGCTTATTTAATTGTTCCTTCTGAAAATATTGGGGAATTGATGCAGCTTATTTCTGAAAAAAGAGGCAGTTGTGAGACTACAGAAACCCTCGATCAAAATATGGTGATTCTACACTGCATCTTTCCATTAAATGAAATTCTTGTGGATTTTAATGACAAGCTAAAATCAATTACCCACGGCTACGGGTCGATGGATTATAAACCAGCAGGTTACCGGATCAGTGATTTAGTAAAACTTGATATTTTAGTCAATGGGGAACCGATTGAAGCTTTAAGCTGCATCGTGCATACATCCAAAGCGGAGTCTCGAGGCAGAGCGATCATTCAAAAACTCAAGGAACGCATTCCACGACATCTCTTTAAGATTGCCCTTCAAGCTGCCATAGGAAGCAAAATCATAGCCAGAGAAGATATAGGAGCTATTGGAAAGAATGTAACGGCTAAATGCTATGGGGGAGATATTACAAGAAAAAGAAAGCTGTTAGAAAAACAGAAAGAAGGCAAAAAAAGAATGAAGACATTTGGTAAAGTTGATATTCCTCAAGAAGCTTTCCTGGAAATCCTCAAAACAGATATAAAACAATCATGAGTTTTCTACTTCTGAATAAAAAAGAAGCACAAGCCAAAAAAAATAGAAAAATGGCTTTACAATTTTTAAAAGACTTTCGAAGAAAGTTTAATTATCGCAAAGACTTACTCAACGAAAGTCAAGTCAAACAAGTTATAGACTACTTCCAAAGGTTTCAATCTGCCATTAATTCTCCCAAGAATAGTAATCTAGAGGCAATCGTGGATGAAGGGGAAAAGTTATTTCATCTTCTTTTTCCTGAATCAAAATGGGCTGGATGGAAAGAAAATATCGAAGTTCTTTTTGTAGCGCTAGTGGTAGCTTTAGCTATTAGGGCTTATTTTTTGCAACCTTTTAAAATTCCTACAGACTCCATGAAACCGACGCTGTACGGAATCCAGGTTA
Coding sequences within:
- a CDS encoding aldo/keto reductase — protein: MDYIQIPAIAEKVSRIALGTWVMGGWMWGGIDEKEAIQAIIKAVEGGINIIDTAPIYGFGKAEEIVGKALRLIGKSHPIVIATKFGLEWNQFGEIRRNSSPTRIKQEIEDSLRRLGLSVIDIYQVHWPDSKVPFEQTAECLLRLKEQGKIRAIGVSNFSTKQMELFKKAAPIHTNQPPYNLFEREIEKELLPYCIKEGIATLTYGVLCRGLLTGKFRPDSTFPNGDLRKIDPKFQGENFLRYLQAVEKFRPIAARYGKSLAQFAACWALMQPGVSVVLWGARRPSQIEEAFGATGWRLAQEDLRMIDKILTETIPQPIGPEFMAPIEG
- the lepA gene encoding translation elongation factor 4, which encodes MEKIPRERIRNFCIIAHVDHGKTTLSDRLLQITGTVVESKLQNQMLDSMELERERGITIKAHPVTMTYFYPKEKQYYQLNLIDTPGHVDFSYEVSRSLSACEGALLVIDATQGIQAQTVSNVFLAEKHNLVLIPVINKIDLPTANPELVRKQLEEILAIPADTAILASGKEGIGIDEILQAIIRQIPPPRPFLDQILRALIFDSVYDPFKGVILYVRMFSGKIKKGEKILLLSTKKSYEVKEVGIFNPKMVPEEELYEGNSGYIIANIKDPSEIKIGDTITWETGGTSSPLPGFQEIVPMVFSGIYPLNSSEFEKLKNAIQKLQINDPAITISQESSVALGSGFRCGFLGLLHMEIVQERLRREYGVDILTTYPSVVYKVYLRSGEILEVDNPSKLPDPSTIEHIAEPLVNAYLIVPSENIGELMQLISEKRGSCETTETLDQNMVILHCIFPLNEILVDFNDKLKSITHGYGSMDYKPAGYRISDLVKLDILVNGEPIEALSCIVHTSKAESRGRAIIQKLKERIPRHLFKIALQAAIGSKIIAREDIGAIGKNVTAKCYGGDITRKRKLLEKQKEGKKRMKTFGKVDIPQEAFLEILKTDIKQS